GGCTGCCACGCAGAAGCAAACGAACCTAAAGGACGCCGTCCGTACCGCGCATGGCCAATTGGAAGGCCTCGACCTCGTCGTGGCGTGCATGGATTTCAAATTTATCGGGGGCTCGATGGGCTCGGTGGTAGGGGAAAAAATTTCCCGCGCCATCGACTACGCACGGCAGCACCGCATTCCTTTCCTGATGATCAGTAAGTCGGGCGGTGCGCGCATGATGGAAGCAGGCTACTCACTCATGCAAATGGCCAAAACATCGGCCAAGCTAGCGCTGCTCTCGGAAGCTGGCGTGCCGTATATCTCCATGCTTACCGACCCAACCACGGGTGGCGTCACGGCCTCTTTCGCCATGCTCGGCGACTTCAACATTGCCGAGCCCGGCGCCCTCATCGGTTTTGCGGGCCCGCGGGTTATCAAAGAAACCATCGGTAAAGACCTGCCCAAAGGCTTCCAAAGTGCCGAGTTCGTGCTGGAACACGGCTTTCTCGACTTCATCATCGACCGTAAGCAGCTAAAGCAGC
This Hymenobacter sp. GOD-10R DNA region includes the following protein-coding sequences:
- the accD gene encoding acetyl-CoA carboxylase, carboxyltransferase subunit beta; translation: MSWFKRVEKGIVTPTEEKKETPDGLWYKCPECKTVATMAEHKRLLYTCAKCNHHDRIDSAEYFEILFDNDQFVELDAAMTSADPLHFVDTKAYPQRVAATQKQTNLKDAVRTAHGQLEGLDLVVACMDFKFIGGSMGSVVGEKISRAIDYARQHRIPFLMISKSGGARMMEAGYSLMQMAKTSAKLALLSEAGVPYISMLTDPTTGGVTASFAMLGDFNIAEPGALIGFAGPRVIKETIGKDLPKGFQSAEFVLEHGFLDFIIDRKQLKQQLADLITMLRPSEVAAPIAATRSKSSARS